In Leishmania donovani BPK282A1 complete genome, chromosome 8, the sequence NNNNNNNNNNNNNNNNNNNNNNNNNNNNNNNNNNNNNNNNNNNNNNNNNNNNNNNNNNNNNNNNNNNNNNNNNNNNNNNNNNNNNNNNNNNNNNNNNNNNNNNNNNNNNNNNNNNNNNNNNNNNNNNNNNNNNNNNNNNNNNNNNNNNNNNNNNNNNNNNNNNNNNNNNNNNNNNNNNNNNNNNNNNNNNNNNNNNNNNNNNNNNNNNNNNNNNNNNNNNNNNNNNNNNNNNNNNNNNNNNNNNNNNNNNNNNNNNNNNNNNNNNNNNNNNNNNNNNNNNNNNNNNNNNNNNNNNNNNNNNNNNNNNNNNNNNNNNNNNNNNNNNNNNNNNNNNNNNNNNNNNNNNNNNNNNNNNNNNNNNNNNNNNNNNNNNNNNNNNNNNNNNNNNNNNNNNNNNNNNNNNNNNNNNNNNNNNNNNNNNNNNNNNNNNNNNNNNNNNNNNNNNNNNNNNNNNNNNNNNNNNNNNNNNNNNNNNNNNNNNNNNNNNNNNNNNNNNNNNNNNNNNNNNNNNNNNNNNNNNNNNNNNNNNNNNNNNNNNNNNNNNNNNNNNNNNNNNNNNNNNNNNNNNNNNNNNNNNNNNNNNNNNNNNNNNNNNNNNNNNNNNNNNNNNNNNNNNNNNNNNNNNNNNNNNNNNNNNNNNNNNNNNNNNNNNNNNNNNNNNNNNNNNNNNNNNNNNNNNNNNNNNNNNNNNNNNNNNNNNNNNNNNNNNNNNNNNNNNNNNNNNNNNNNNNNNNNNNNNNNNNNNNNNNNNNNNNNNNNNNNNNNNNNNNNNNNNNNNNNNNNNNNNNNNNNNNNNNNNNNNNNNNNNNNNNNNNNNNNNNNNNNNNNNNNNNNNNNNNNNNNNNNNNNNNNNNNNNNNNNNNNNNNNNNNNNNNNNNNNNNNNNNNNNNNNNNNNNNNNNNNNNNNNNNNNNNNNNNNNNNNNNNNNNNNNNNNNNNNNNNNNNNNNNNNNNNNNNNNNNNNNNNNNNNNNNNNNNNNNNNNNNNNNNNNNNNNNNNNNNNNNNNNNNNNNNNNNNNNNNNNNNNNNNNNNNNNNNNNNNNNNNNNNNNNNNNNNNNNNNNNNNNNNNNNNNNNNNNNNNNNNNNNNNNNNNNNNNNNNNNNNATCGACGCACTGGCGCCTCTACGCACGGCCATCTCCTTGCCGACGGTGGAGGGTGCGCCGCAACGCTGTGAcgctggcgtgtgcgacCGTTGTCTATGCCATCTCGCCATGGAGGGGTGCCCACTGCGTCGCTCAGCATGGCGACCGCtgggctgcggcgcctcgaCTTGTGCATGACTGCCGTGTTCAGCCGCGAGCAGGCGTTCGCccacacgcagcacaccaTCGACGCTGCTAGCCTCCACCACTTGGTCGGCATCTCACGGCAACGACGTGGGCGAGCTGTTTGCCGCCGTGCATCAAGGCCGCGTGTGGGCGGCAAGGTGTACGAATGGGAAACTGTTgaaggcagcgcggcagctgcaggagacgTGTGCCGgccgcgcgcagcttcgTTCCGCTCCGCTGCGCATTTCcccggtgctggtggcggtggacgCGCGGGGAGATGAGGAGGTGATGGGGAAGGGCGGGTGGTGGATCTGTGCGAGCGCGTGGGTGTcggggtggaggggagtGTGCACTGATGGAGGGGCACCCTCACGTGCTGCGACCGGcacccccgccctcctcgccccatCGCGCGCACACCGGGGGGCggggtcgctgctgctcacatCCCCTGCTCTCTGGCGATCCTCCTCATTGTTGTGGTGCAgggctgccgcggtgcggTGTCCGTGTGTTTTCCGTCGGTCTGCGCCCGGCGTGTCTCTCCCTGTGGTCCTGCAATGAGCGGGATgcgcggtgacggcgcggcgccggtggtgtcggcggattgtcgcggcggtgccgcctgtGAGGGCCGCGACGATGGCggtgtgtttgcgtgctgctgtctcCTCCCACGGTGCTGTGATCGATGTGTCTTCTGCTGTCGGGCCctagggaggggggcggcagGCAGCGCCATCTGCCCTCCTCGCTTGGTCGCCGTCTCTCgcgcctctgtctctctccctcgctgccgttgcggcgcgccgcacaTCCACCGGGCTCCCGTCCTGATCCTTCtcgcttgtgtgcatgtcaTCAAGTGGCCCACCTGCTCCCGCTGCGCACGCCTCGCAGTCCCACTTGCCTGTCTCCTCACgactgcctccctccctcaccccgatctctctctctctcctcgcctcctttCACTCTTGCTCGCGTGGCGCATCCGCCCANNNNNNNNNNNNNNNNNNNNNNNNNNNNNNNNNNNNNNNNNNNNNNNNNNNNNNNNNNNNNNNNNNNNNNNNNNNNNNNNNNNNNNNNNNNNNNNNNNNNNNNNNNNNNNNNNNNNNNNNNNNNNNNNNNNNNNNNNNNNNNNNNNNNNNNNNNNNNNNNNNNNNNNNNNNNNNNNNNNNNNNNNNNNNNNNNNNNNNNNNNNNNNNNNNNNNNNNNNNNNNNNNNNNNNNNNNNNNNNNNNNNNNNNNNNNNNNNNNNNNNNNNNNNNNNNNNNNNNNNNNNNNNNNNNNNNNNNNNNNNNNNNNNNNNNNNNNNNNNNNNNNNNNNNNNNNNNNNNNNNNNNNNNNNNNNNNNNNNNNNNNNNNNNNNNNNNNNNNNNNNNNNNNNNNNNNNNNNNNNNNNNNNNNNNNNNNNNNNNNNNNNNNNNNNNNNNNNNNNNNNNNNNNNNNNNNNNNNNNNNNNNNNNNNNNNNNNNNNNNNNNNNNNNNNNNNNNNNNNNNNNNNNNNNNNNNNNNNNNNNNNNNNNNNNNNNNNNNNNNNNNNNNNNNNNNNNNNNNNNNNNNNNNNNNNNNNNNNNNNNNNNNNNNNNNNNNNNNNNNNNNNNNNNNNNNNNNNNNNNNNNNNNNNNNNNNNNNNNNNNNNNNNNNNNNNNNNNNNNNNNNNNNNNNNNNNNNNNNNNNNNNNNNNNNNNNNNNNNNNNNNNNNNNNNNNNNNNNNNNNNNNNNNNNNNNNNNNNNNNNNNNNNNNNNNNNNNNNNNNNNNNNNNNNNNNNNNNNNNNNNNNNNNNNNNNNNNNNNNNNNNNNNNNNNNNNNNNNNNNNNNNNNNNNNNNNNNNNNNNNNNNNNNNNNNNNNNNNNNNNNNNNNNNNNNNNNNNNNNNNNNNNNNNNNNNNNNNNNNNNNNNNNNNNNNNNNNNNNNNNNNNNNNNNNNNNNNNNNNNNNNNNNNNNNNNNNNNNNNNNNNNNNNNNNNNNNNNNNNNNNNNNNNNNNNNNNNNNNNNNNNNNNNNNNNNNNNNNNNNNNNNNNNNNNNNNNNNNNNNNNNNNNNNNNNNNNNNNNNNNNNNNNNNNNNNNNNNNNNNNNNNNNNNNNNNNNNNNNNNNNNNNNNNNNNNNNNNNNNNNNNNNNNNNNNNNNNNNNNNNNNNNNNNNNNNNNNNNNNNNNNNNNNNNNNNNNNNNNNNNNNNNNNNNNNNNNNNNNNNNNNNNNNNNNNNNNNNNNNNNNNNNNNNNNNNNNNNNNNNNNNNNNNNNNNNNNNNNNNNNNNNNNNNNNNNNNNNNNNNNNNNNNNNNNNNNNNNNNNNNNNNNNNNNNNNNNNNNNNNNNNNNNNNNNNNNNNNNNNNNNNNNNNNNNNNNNNNNNNNNNNNNNNNNNNNNNNNNNNNNNNNNNNNNNNNNNNNNNNNNNNNNNNNNNNNNNNNNNNNNNNNNNNNNNNNNNNNNNNNNNNNNNNNNNNNNNNNNNNNNNNNNNNNNNNNNNNNNNNNNNNNNNNNNNNNNNNNNNNNNNNNNNNNNNNNNNNNNNNNNNNNNNNNNNNNNNNNNNNNNNNNNNNNNNNNNNNNNNNNNNNNNNNNNNNNNNNNNNNNNNNNNNNNNNNNNNNNNNNNNNNNNNNNNNNNNNNNNNNNNNNNNNNNNNNNNNNNNNNNNNNNNNNNNNNNNNNNNNNNNNNNNNNNNNNNNNNNNNNNNNNNNNNNNNNNNNNNNNNNNNNNNNNNNNNNNNNNNNNNNNNNNNNNNNNNNNNNNNNNNNNNNNNNNNNNNNNNNNNNNNNNNNNNNNNNNNNNNNNNNNNNNNNNNNNNNNNNNNNNNNNNNNNNNNNNNNNNNNNNNNNNNNNNNNNNNNNNNNNNNNNNNNNNNNNNNNNNNNNNNNNNNNNNNNNNNNNNNNNNNNNNNNNNNNNNNNNNNNNNNNNNNNNNNNNNNNNNNNNNNNNNNNNNNNNNNNNNNNNNNNNNNNNNNNNNNNNNNNNNNNNNNNNNNNNNNNNNNNNNNNNNNNNNNNNNNNNNNNNNNNNNNNNNNNNNNNNNNNNNNNNNNNNNNNNNNNNNNNNNNNNNNNNNNNNNNNNNNNNNNNNNNNNNNNNNNNNNNNNNNNNNNNNNNNNNNNNNNNNNNNNNNNNNNNNNNNNNNNNNNNNNNNNNNNNNNNNNNNNNNNNNNNNNNNNNNNNNNNNNNNNNNNNNNNNNNNNNNNNNNNNNNNNNNNNNNNNNNNNNNNNNNNNNNNNNNNNNNNNNNNNNNNNNNNNNNNNNNNNNNNNNNNNNNNNNNNNNNNNNNNNNNNNNNNNNNNNNNNNNNNNNNNNNNNNNNNNNNNNNNNNNNNNNNNNNNNNNNNNNNNNNNNNNNNNNNNNNNNNNNNNNNNNNNNNNNNNNNNNNNNNNNNNNNNNNNNNNNNNNNNNNNNNNNNNNNNNNNNNNNNNNNNNNNNNNNNNNNNNNNNNNNNNNNNNNNNNNNNNNNNNNNNNNNNNNNNNNNNNNNNNNNNNNNNNNNNNNNNNNNNNNNNNNNNNNNNNNNNNNNNNNNNNNNNNNNNNNNNNNNNNNNNNNNNNNNNNNNNNNNNNNNNNNNNNNNNNNNNNNNNNNNNNNNNNNNNNNNNNNNNNNNNNNNNNNNNNNNNNNNNNNNNNNNNNNNNNNNNNNNNNNNNNNNNNNNNNNNNNNNNNNNNNNNNNNNNNNNNNNNNNNNNNNNNNNNNNNNNNNNNNNNNNNNNNNNNNNNNNNNNNNNNNNNNNNNNNNNNNNNNNNNNNNNNNNNNNNNNNNNNNNNNNNNNNNNNNNNNNNNNNNNNNNNNNNNNNNNNNNNNNNNNNNNNNNNNNNNNNNNNNNNNNNNNNNNNNNNNNNNNNNNNNNNNNNNNNNNNNNNNNNNNNNNNNNNNNNNNNNNNNNNNNNNNNNNNNNNNNNNNNNNNNNNNNNNNNNNNNNNNNNNNNNNNNNNNNNNNNNNNNNNNNNNNNNNNNNNNNNNNNNNNNNNNNNNNNNNNNNNNNNNNNNNNNNNNNNNNNNNNNNNNNNNNNNNNNNNNNNNNNNNNNNNNNNNNNNNNNNNNNNNNNNNNNNNNNNNNNNNNNNNNNNNNNNNNNNNNNNNNNNNNNNNNNNNNNNNNNNNNNNNNNNNNNNNNNNNNNNNNNNNNNNNNNNNNNNNNNNNNNNNNNNNNNNNNNNNNNNNNNNNNNNNNNNNNNNNNNNNNNNNNNNNNNNNNNNNNNNNNNNNNNNNNNNNNNNNNNNNNNNNNNNNNNNNNNNNNNNNNNNNNNNNNNNNNNNNNNNNNNNNNNNNNNNNNNNNNNNNNNNNNNNNNNNNNNNNNNNNNNNNNNNNNNNNNNNNNNNNNNNNNNNNNNNNNNNNNNNNNNNNNNNNNNNNNNNNNNNNNNNNNNNNNNNNNNNNNNNNNNNNNNNNNNNNNNNNNNNNNNNNNNNNNNNNNNNNNNNNNNNNNNNNNNNNNNNNNNNNNNNNNNNNNNNNNNNNNNNNNNNNNNNNNNNNNNNNNNNNNNNNNNNNNNNNNNNNNNNNNNNNNNNNNNNNNNNNNNNNNNNNNNNNNNNNNNNNNNNNNNNNNNNNNNNNNNNNNNNNNNNNNNNNNNNNNNNNNNNNNNNNNNNNNNNNNNNNNNNNNNNNNNNNNNNNNNNNNNNNNNNNNNNNNNNNNNNNNNNNNNNNNNNNNNNNNNNNNNNNNNNNNNNNNNNNNNNNNNNNNNNNNNNNNNNNNNNNNNNNNNNNNNNNNNNNNNNNNNNNNNNNNNNNNNNNNNNNNNNNNNNNNNNNNNNNNNNNNNNNNNNNNNNNNNNNNNNNNNNNNNNNNNNNNNNNNNNNNNNNNNNNNNNNNNNNNNNNNNNNNNNNNNNNNNNNNNNNNNNNNNNNNNNNNNNNNNNNNNNNNNNNNNNNNNNNNNNNNNNNNNNNNNNNNNNNNNNNNNNNNNNNNNNNNNNNNNNNNNNNNNNNNNNNNNNNNNNNNNNNNNNNNNNNNNNNNNNNNNNNNNNNNNNNNNNNNNNNNNNNNNNNNNNNNNNNNNNNNNNNNNNNNNNNNNNNNNNNNNNNNNNNNNNNNNNNNNNNNNNNNNNNNNNNNNNNNNNNNNNNNNNNNNNNNNNNNNNNNNNNNNNNNNNNNNNNNNNNNNNNNNNNNNNNNNNNNNNNNNNNNNNNNNNNNNNNNNNNNNNNNNNNNNNNNNNNNNNNNNNNNNNNNNNNNNNNNNNNNNNNNNNNNNNNNNNNNNNNNNNNNNNNNNNNNNNNNNNNNNNNNNNNNNNNNNNNNNNNNNNNNNNNNNNNNNNNNNNNNNNNTGGCggtgtgtttgcgtgctgctgtctcCTCCCACGGTGCTGTGATCGATGTGTCTTCTGCTGTCGGGCCctagggaggggggcggcagGCAGCGCCATCTGCCCTCCTCGCTTGGTCGCCGTCTCTCgcgcctctgtctctctccctcgctgccgttgcggcgcgccgcacaTCCACCGGGCTCCCGTCCTGATCCTTCtcgcttgtgtgcatgtcaTCAAGTGGCCCACCTGCTCCCGCTGCGCACGCCTCGCAGTCCCACTTGCCTGTCTCCTCACgactgcctccctccctcaccccgatctctctctctctcctcgcctcctttCACTCTTGCTCGCGTGGCGCAtccgcccaccccctctcacaacgcacgcgcacaaacaaaCGCCGACaacgtgcacgtgcacgtgcaacaacaacaataatatacgtatatatatacctgtttgtgtgtgtgtgtgctgccaaggctctccctcgctgtcTTCGGCTTGCACCCCCGCGTTCCCCTCGCCAGCGTCATTGCGCGATCTCGACTCCCCTGCCGTGTGTCCCCGTGTGTGCCTCCGCTGTGCCTCTCTCAGCGTTCCGCCGTGGGCCCTCGAAGATGGCGTNNNNNNNNNNNNNNNNNNNNNNNNNNNNNNNNNNNNNNNNNNNNNNNNNNNNNNNNNNNNNNNNNNNNNNNNNNNNNNNNNNNNNNNNNNNNNNNNNNNNNNNNNNNNNNNNNNNNNNNNNNNNNNNNNNNNNNNNNNNNNNNNNNNNNNNNNNNNNNNNNNNNNNNNNNNNNNNNNNNNNNNNNNNNNNNNNNNNNNNNNNNNNNNNNNNNNNNNNNNNNNNNNNNNNNNNNNNNNNNNNNNNNNNNNNNNNNNNNNNNNNNNNNNNNNNNNNNNNNNNNNNNNNNNNNNNNNNNNNNNNNNNNNNNNNNNNNNNNNNNNNNNNNNNNNNNNNNNNNNNNNNNNNNNNNNNNNNNNNNNNNNNNNNNNNNNNNNNNNNNNNNNNNNNNNNNNNNNNNNNNNNNNNNNNNNNNNNNNNNNNNNNNNNNNNNNNNNNNNNNNNNNNNNNNNNNNNNNNNNNNNNNNNNNNNNNNNNNNNNNNNNNNNNNNNNNNNNNNNNNNNNNNNNNNNNNNNNNNNNNNNNNNNNNNNNNNNNNNNNNNNNNNNNNNNNNNNNNNNNNNNNNNNNNNNNNNNNNNNNNNNNNNNNNNNNNNNNNNNNNNNNNNNNNNNNNNNNNNNNNNNNNNNNNNNNNNNNNNNNNNNNNNNNNNNNNNNNNNNNNNNNNNNNNNNNNNNNNNNNNNNNNNNNNNNNNNNNNNNNNNNNNNNNNNNNNNNNNNNNNNNNNNNNNNNNNNNNNNNNNNNNNNNNNNNNNNNNNNNNNNNNNNNNNNNNNNNNNNNNNNNNNNNNNNNNNNNNNNNNNNNNNNNNNNNNNNNNNNNNNNNNNNNNNNNNNNNNNNNNNNNNNNNNNNNNNNNNNNNNNNNNNNNNNNNNNNNNNNNNNNNNNNNNNNNNNNNNNNNNNNNNNNNNNNNNNNNNNNNNNNNNNNNNNNNNNNNNNNNNNNNNNNNNNNNNNNNNNNNNNNNNNNNNNNNNNNNNNNNNNNNNNNNNNNNNNNNNNNNNNNNNNNNNNNNNNNNNNNNNNNNNNNNNNNNNNNNNNNNNNNNNNNNNNNNNNNNNNNNNNNNNNNNNNNNNNNNNNNNNNNNNNNNNNNNNNNNNNNNNNNNNNNNNNNNNNNNNNNNNNNNNNNNNNNNNNNNNNNNNNNNNNNNNNNNNNNNNNNNNNNNNNNNNNNNNNNNNNNNNNNNNNNNNNNNNNNNNNNNNNNNNNNNNNNNNNNNNNNNNNNNNNNNNNNNNNNNNNNNNNNNNNNNNNNNNNNNNNNNNNNNNNNNNNNNNNNNNNNNNNNNNNNNNNNNNNNNNNNNNNNNNNNNNNNNNNNNNNNNNNNNNNNNNNNNNNNNNNNNNNNNNNNNNNNNNNNNNNNNNNNNNNNNNNNNNNNNNNNNNNNNNNNNNNNNNNNNNNNNNNNNNNNNNNNNNNNNNNNNNNNNNNNNNNNNNNNNNNNNNNNNNNNNNNNNNNNNNNNNNNNNNNNNNNNNNNNNNNNNNNNNNNNNNNNNNNNNNNNNNNNNNNNNNNNNNNNNNNNNNNNNNNNNNNNNNNNNNNNNNNNNNNNNNNNNNNNNNNNNNNNNNNNNNNNNNNNNNNNNNNNNNNNNNNNNNNNNNNNNNNNNNNNNNNNNNNNNNNNNNNNNNNNNNNNNNNNNNNNNNNNNNNNNNNNNNNNNNNNNNNNNNNNNNNNNNNNNNNNNNNNNNNNNNNNNNNNNNNNNNNNNNNNNNNNNNNNNNNNNNNNNNNNNNNNNNNNNNNNNNNNNNNNNNNNNNNNNNNNNNNNNNNNNNNNNNNNNNNNNNNNNNNNNNNNNNNNNNNNNNNNNNNNNNNNNNNNNNNNNNNNNNNNNNNNNNNNNNNNNNNNNNNNNNNNNNNNNNNNNNNNNNNNNNNNNNNNNNNNNNNNNNNNNNNNNNNNNNNNNNNNNNNNNNNNNNNNNNNNNNNNNNNNNNNNNNNNNNNNNNNNNNNNNNNNNNNNNNNNNNNNNNNNNNNNNNNNNNNNNNNNNNNNNNNNNNNNNNNNNNNNNNNNNNNNNNNNNNNNNNNNNNNNNNNNNNNNNNNNNNNNNNNNNNNNNNNNNNNNNNNNNNNNNNNNNNNNNNNNNNNNAGCACATAACagcaaaacagaaaagggggaatgcacgcgcgcgcgcacgcacgcggacGACAATGCAGACGCCCTCGATTTTGCTTGCTCCTCCGACGGCTCCGCATGCCGGCTCCGCCTGGGACGCcacggcgtgtgtgcgtgtgtgcgtgcgcccttccccttttcctttcttccctCGCCTTGTCTTTTGTTCTGTACGGTGCCTTCCTCGAGCGTTTCTGATCATTTCGTTCTCGCCTCCGTGTCTTCCGCTCGCCGAGGTCTTTGCTGcggccagcggcgcggctgtgctatgcgcgtgcgcctgcatGCCGGCATATGTGTCGTTATGTGCGCatacgcgtgcgtgtgcgcctcctggCGACGCAGCCTCCTTGTGCACCCATTCCTCCTCACctgcccctctcttctctgctgcaCCTTCGCGCTTGCCTCATGGGTGCTTGTTGGCGAAGCACGATGATGAGCGGCAACGCAGAGGTGAACGCCAAGACGCGCACGTACACCAACAGGAGAAACGCCCATGCGAACATAAAGGTGCTGGCTCTCGCATACTGGCTAGGCCGAGTGCCGGGAGGCATCACCGGCATCCGTCTGCgcgcggtgcgcggcacaggcggtgcggcacgcgCCCGCATGCCCTCAGgtctcctgctgctctgaTTGCCTGCGCGCCTGgagcgctggtggcggcggcgcacattCGATGGTgccgtccccccccctcccctaccggccagcgccgtcaccgggCCTACGGCACGGCGCGGTTGTCAAGCCGATGGACAGTGCGACCTAGCCGCTGGTGACGGGCACTGGCGAAGGGGGAGCTCTGCGTGGCACCTGAGGGCATTGTGGCGCGGGGGCCGCCGAGGAAGCTGCACCACAGCGCGaggctgctggagcgcgtgAGCCgcgttgcgcgcgcgcttgtgGTGCGTTGCGTCCTCGCGACGAGCCTGCGCGCctgccggcggcagcagcagcggccatgaaaaaaaaaaaaaaaaaaaaaaaaaaaaaaaggccgCTCGGTGATCCcggggcgtgtgtgtgctcgcgaCGGCCGGCGGGGGGCCCTCGCCGTGAAGCgcaaggacgaggaggcggcggtggtgcgcagtGTGcctgcgctggtggtgccGTCGCATCCCCGCATCGTCGCCttcagcggtggcgctggcgtgtgcggccGTTGTCTGTGCCATCTCGCCATGGAGGGGTGCCCACTGCGTCGCTCAGCATGGCGACCGCtgggctgcggcgcctcgaCTTGTGCATGACTGCCGTGTTCAGCCGCGAGCAGGCGTTCGCccacacgcagcacaccaTCGACGCTGCTAGCCTCCACCACTTGGTCGGCATCTCACGGCAACGACGTGGGCGAGCTGTTTGCCGCCGTGCATCAAGGCCGCGTGTGGGCGGCAAGGTGTACGAATGGGAAACTGTTgaaggcagcgcggcagctgcaggagacgTGTGCCGgccgcgcgcagcttcgTTCCGCTCCGCTGCGCATTTCcccggtgctggtggcggtggacgCGCGGGGAGATGAGGAGGTGNNNNNNNNNNNNNNNNNNNNNNNNNNNNNNNNNNNNNNNNNNNNNNNNNNNNNNNNNNNNNNNNNNNNNNNNNNNNNNNNNNNNNNNNNNNNNNNNNNNNNNNNNNNNNNNNNNNNNNNNNNNNNNNNNNNNNNNNNNNNNNNNNNNNNNNNNNNNNNNNNNNNNNNNNNNNNNNNNNNNNNNNNNNNNNNNNNNNNNNNNNNNNNNNNNNNNNNNNNNNNNNNNNNNNNNNNNNNNNNNNNNNNNNNNNNNNNNNNNNNNNNNNNNNNNNNNNNNNNNNNNNNNNNNNNNNNNNNNNNNNNNNNNNNNNNNNNNNNNNNNNNNNNNNNNNNNNNNNNNNNNNNNNNNNNNNNNNNNNNNNNNNNNNNNNNNNNNNNNNNNNNNNNNNNNNNNNNNNNNNNNNNNNNNNNNNNNNNNNNNNNNNNNNNNNNNNNNNNNNNNNNNNNNNNNNNNNNNNNNNNNNNNNNNNNNNNNNNNNNNNNNNNNNNNNNNNNNNNNNNNNNNNNNNNNNNNNNNNNNNNNNNNNNNNNNNNNNNNNNNNNNNNNNNNNNNNNNNNNNNNNNNNNNNNNNNNNNNNNNNNNNNNNNNNNNNNNNNNNNNNNNNNNNNNNNNNNNNNNNNNNNNNNNNNNNNNNNNNNNNNNNNNNNNNNNNCCTCCCTCACcccgatctctctctctctcctcgcctcctttCACTCTTGCTCGCGTGGCGCAtccgcccaccccctctcacaacgcacgcgcacaaacaaaCGCCGACaacgtgcacgtgcacgtgcaacaacaacaataatatacgtatatatacctgtttgtgtgtgtgtgtgctgccaaggctctccctcgctgtcTTCGGCTTGCACCCCCGCGTTCCCCTCGCCAGCGTCACTGCGCGATCTCGACTCCCCTGCCGTGTGTCCCCGTGTGTGCCTCCGCTGTGCCTCTCTCAGCGTTCCGCCGTGGGCCTTCGAAGATGGCGTACCCGGTCGGTATTATTCTCTACGCGATCCTGCAGTTCATCGCGTTCCTCTTCGTGCTGGTCGGTACGCCGATCGACATGTTCCGTGGCACCACCAAGGACCTGTTCAACATATCACTGTGCATAACCCTGTGGGGTTCAAAGTTCGAGTGCAACACCATCATGTACGCCATGCCCACCGACGACCAGTGGAAGTTTTGCCCGACCCGCCTCCAGCATTTCCGCATAGCCGAGATTTTGTCCATCATCTCCGTCTTCGTGTACGCccttgcggcgctgctcggcttcattatgctgtgctgctgctctttgcTCCGCTGGCTCTGCCTGGTGTTCAACATCGCTGGCATCGTCACGTTGGGCATCACCTGGGGGTTCATGGTGGTGGAGTACGGTAGGAATGAGAGCAGGTTTTGCCCCCCTCTGCGGAAGGACTACAAGTTTGGGGTCGGCTTTGCTCTTTTCATGGTGGCCTGGGTCCTGAATCTCATCAACATTATCTTCCTGATGCTCCCGTGGCAAATCGGAGAGTCCGGTAAGGGTGACGAACCGAAtgggcaggaggaggaggaggaggtggggtcTAAAAAAGCAACGGAGGAGTAGGAG encodes:
- a CDS encoding amastin-like protein; its protein translation is MAYPVGIILYAILQFIAFLFVLVGTPIDMFRGTTKDLFNISLCITLWGSKFECNTIMYAMPTDDQWKFCPTRLQHFRIAEILSIISVFVYALAALLGFIMLCCCSLLRWLCLVFNIAGIVTLGITWGFMVVEYGRNESRFCPPLRKDYKFGVGFALFMVAWVLNLINIIFLMLPWQIGESGKGDEPNGQEEEEEVGSKKATEE